From a region of the Castanea sativa cultivar Marrone di Chiusa Pesio chromosome 10, ASM4071231v1 genome:
- the LOC142613459 gene encoding glycine-rich domain-containing protein 1-like, which produces MEKSKELEWGEAQKIDISEDLVATAKQQLRFLAEVDRNRCLYDGPVLERAILRYKYCWLPLLARHTKFQVTEGPLVVPLDCEWVWHCHRLNPVRYKNDCEEIYGRILDNWNVASSIQGTCNKQTEEIWNRMYPAEPYEIRLTSKLIQNFDETILGGSKSTEYNLDSAVKRQCSFFYQVSQVIMNDNQLLEEAVARYKGFLHLIKRNKERSINQFCVPTYDIDLIWHSHQLHSASYCKDMVAIMGKVLVHDDTDSDRTKGSKLDVGFSRTTKQWEEAFGSKYWRAGVMCRGRAPAPLSINLNRLNIVSMKVALSNEYQNIIQLPKKTQVEIMLEIAGIKGLPAECKSSLFVSFSKKQPDVIFNTRKKIRIDESGEKKFAVFRCEPTGELVFELMTSSSFNLPIAGPVKVLGTSSITLENLLNPISKLLVDKWFEMSPSSEVMDSTPISLLIAVSSTAPFPAPYVLQMVHEHPFSKSSCFFPLHGTSQHTCILDGSGNEVISFHMRESTINGIFKKEVIGILTSGATQVLAEFVGEGWSLMNSNWSLQLRKKLSENGHIFELTGIRKVIIFPGKKLDYECNYCEKPKNEQDFMTAVEFSAENPYGKAVALLNLKSGFLKINEEWLILPGILSAFVISDISRKEDYSGFITNQREDPKEIKNALKEDVKSCNEESGKTKNNYSAVGEKSNEAAKIDGTNCVVQCCNECEALVKDSTCGRPDGYGHEHKLKSGHCGGCGGSCGGGGGCGGSGNCGGGGCGGRCGGGGGCR; this is translated from the exons GTACAAGTATTGTTGGCTTCCCTTACTTGCCAGACATACCAAGTTTCAAGTTACAGAAGGCCCTTTAGTTGTGCCTCTTGATTGTGAATGGGTATGGCATTGTCATAGGCTCAATCCG GTGCGTTACAAGAATGACTGTGAGGAAATTTATGGGAGAATTCTTGACAACTGGAATGTTGCATCCTCAATTCAAGGAACTTGTAACAAGCAAACTGAAGAAATTTGGAACAGGATGTATCCAGCTGAACCATATGAAATCAGGCTGACAAGCAAATTGATACAGAATTTTGATGAAACTATTTTAGGAGGTTCAAAAAGCACCGAGTACAATTTAGATTCAGCTGTCAAAAGGCAATGTTCTTTCTTTTATCAG GTATCTCAAGTCATCATGAATGATAATCAATTGCTTGAAGAAGCAGTGGCCAGGTATAAGGGGTTTCTACATTTGATCAAGAGGAACAAAGAGAGGTCAATTAATCAATTCTGTGTCCCAACTTATGACATTGACCTCATCTGGCACTCACACCAACTGCATTCTGCTTCTTACTGTAAAGATATGGTGGCAATAATGGGCAAGGTATTAGTGCATGATGACACAGATTCTGATAGAACCAAGGGCAGTAAGCTGGACGTCGGGTTTTCCAGAACCACCAAGCAGTGGGAAGAGGCATTTGGTTCAAAATACTGGAGGGCAGGAGTGATGTGTAGAGGGCGTGCTCCAGCTCCTCTTTCTATTAATCTTAACCGACTGAATATTGTGAGCATGAAAGTAGCCCTATCCAATGAGTATCAGAATATAATTCAACTCCCCAAGAAAACTCAAGTGGAG ATTATGCTGGAGATTGCGGGGATCAAAGGCTTGCCAGCCGAGTGCAAGAGCAGCCTCTTTGTCTCTTTTAGTAAGAAACAGCCGGATGTAATCTTCAACACCAGGAAAAAAATAAGGATAGACGAGTCAGGAGAGAAAAAGTTTGCTGTTTTCCGATGTGAACCTACTGGAGAGCTTGTCTTTGAACTTATGACCTCTTCATCTTTCAACTTGCCCATAGCAGGGCCAGTCAAAGTTTTGGGTACCTCTTCAATCACTCTAGAGAACCTTCTGAATCCCATCTCCAAACTTCTTGTAGACAAATGGTTTGAGATGTCACCAAGTTCTGAAGTCATGGATTCCACACCAATCAGTTTACTTATTGCTGTGTCCTCAACTGCTCCATTTCCAGCACCATATGTGCTGCAAATGGTTCACGAGCATCCATTTTCAAAAAGTTCATGTTTCTTTCCACTTCATGGAACATCACAGCATACATGTATCCTGGATGGGTCTGGCAATGAGGTCATCAGTTTCCACATGAG GGAATCAACAATAAATGGTATTTTCAAGAAAGAAGTGATTGGTATTCTCACATCTGGTGCAACTCAAGTGCTTGCAGAGTTTGTTGGAGAAGGGTGGTCTTTAATGAATTCTAATTGGTCACTTCAGCTTCGGAAGAAACTCAGTGAAAATGGCCATATTTTTGAGCTCACAGGTATCCGGAAG GTGATTATTTTTCCTGGTAAAAAACTGGATTACGAGTGTAACTACTGTGAGAAGCCGAAAAATGAACAAGACTTCATGACAGCAGTTGAATTCTCTGCAGAAAATCCTTATGGAAAAGCCGTGGCTTTGCTCAACCTTAAATCTGGCTTCCTaaag ATCAACGAAGAGTGGCTAATATTGCCTGGGATCCTATCAGCTTTTGTGATCTCTGATATTTCGAGGAAGGAGGACTATAGCGGTTTCATCACCAACCAAAGGGAGgatccaaaagaaataaaaaatgccTTAAAAGAAGATGTCAAGAGCTGCAATGAGGAGTCtggaaaaactaaaaacaactaCTCTGCTGTGGGTGAGAAAAGCAATGAAGCGGCAAAAATAGATGGCACAAACTGCGTAGTCCAGTGTTGCAATGAGTGTGAAGCTTTGGTGAAAGACAGCACATGTGGAAGGCCTGATGGTTATGGCCATGAACATAAGCTGAAGAGTGGTCATTGCGGAGGGTGCGGTGGCAGTTGTGGCGGTGGGGGTGGTTGTGGAGGGTCTGGTAATTGTGGCGGTGGTGGTTGTGGGGGACGttgtggaggtggtggtggttgtcGCTAA